In Paludibaculum fermentans, the genomic stretch GGACGCGTTCCGGCTGCCGGACTTCGAGTCCCAGGCGCAGGGCGGCCTCTTTGACGGGGGATAGAGCAAGTTCCTGGCCGCGGCCCTTGGGCCGGTCAGGCTGGGTGTACACCGCCACTACCTCGTGACCGGCCTGGACGATTGCCTCCAGCGTCGGCACGGCAAATTGCGGCGTTCCTAGAAAGACCAGTTTCATCGGCTACCCTGGTGGCGCGGGCTTGTGGCCCGTGGGGCCGTTACTCCCACTCGCCGGCTTTCGCCAGTTTGCGGATCTTGCGGCGGATGAGGTCGCGCTTCAGCAGGCTGAGGTGGCTGAGGAACAGGACGCCGTTCAGGTGGTCGATCTCGTGCTGCATGGCGCGGGCCAGCAGTTCCTCGCCGTCGATGTCGAAGCTTTCGCCGTCGACGTTCCGGGCGCGGACCGTCACCTTATTGAACCGCTTGACGTCCTCGCGGAAGCCGGGGATGGAGAGGCAACCCTCTTCGCCAATCTGGCTGCCCTGTTTCGAGACAATCTCCGGATTGATCAATACGATCCGGGCATTGGGGTCTTCGCCCGCCGACGGATCGATGACCGTCAGGCGTTGAGAGAGCGCGACTTGGGGGGCGGCCAGACCGATACCCTTGTTCGCGTACATCGTCTCAAACATGTCTTCCACCAGCTGTTTCAGCTCCGGGGTGCCGAACTCCGCGATCGGCTGGGCCACCTGTTCCAGGACAGGGTCGCCATACTTAACTATCC encodes the following:
- the def gene encoding peptide deformylase; protein product: MVLRIVKYGDPVLEQVAQPIAEFGTPELKQLVEDMFETMYANKGIGLAAPQVALSQRLTVIDPSAGEDPNARIVLINPEIVSKQGSQIGEEGCLSIPGFREDVKRFNKVTVRARNVDGESFDIDGEELLARAMQHEIDHLNGVLFLSHLSLLKRDLIRRKIRKLAKAGEWE